A genomic stretch from Nocardia wallacei includes:
- the amaB gene encoding L-piperidine-6-carboxylate dehydrogenase yields MTSAPTTIDTGHLRDRAERRLRDLRAALPEPGALPARTPITGGELASLRPSPAAAVDEAIDKAASAFRDWRTVPAPRRAAVVRRLGQLLAEHLGELAELVTLEAGKIGAEARGEVQEMIDICEFAVGLSRQLYGRTMASERPGHRLLETWHPLGVVGVVSAFNFPVAVWSWNTAVALVCGDTVVWKPSETTPLTALACHALLRRAAAEVGADPEIHQLIQGGVEVGEHLVDDERIALVSATGSVRMGRAVGPRVAARFGRCLLELGGNNAAVVAPSADLELATRGVVFAAAGTAGQRCTTLRRLIAHADVADALVGRIEQAYHQLRVGNPLEDDVLVGPLINGRAYAAMQEAIARAVADGGELVCGAERLMVSGEDSYYVRPAIVRMPAQTAVVREETFAPILYVLTYEDFDAAITLHNGVPQGLSSAIFTGDQREAERFLAADGSDCGIANVNIGTSGAEIGGAFGGEKHTGGGRESGSDAWKAYMRRATNTINYSSELPLAQGIRFG; encoded by the coding sequence ATGACCTCAGCACCGACCACAATCGACACCGGCCACCTGCGCGACCGCGCCGAACGCCGCCTGCGCGACCTCCGCGCCGCGCTGCCCGAACCCGGCGCCCTGCCCGCGCGCACGCCCATCACCGGCGGCGAACTGGCGAGTCTGCGTCCGAGCCCGGCGGCCGCGGTGGACGAGGCGATCGACAAGGCGGCCAGTGCCTTTCGGGATTGGCGCACCGTTCCCGCACCGCGACGGGCCGCGGTGGTCCGCCGCCTCGGGCAGTTGCTCGCAGAGCATCTCGGCGAGCTGGCCGAGCTGGTGACGCTGGAAGCGGGCAAGATCGGCGCCGAGGCCCGCGGCGAGGTCCAGGAGATGATCGATATCTGCGAGTTCGCGGTGGGGCTGTCGCGCCAGCTGTACGGGCGCACGATGGCCTCGGAGCGGCCCGGTCACCGGCTGCTGGAAACCTGGCACCCGCTGGGGGTCGTGGGGGTGGTGTCGGCGTTCAATTTCCCGGTCGCGGTCTGGTCGTGGAACACCGCGGTCGCGCTGGTGTGCGGGGACACGGTGGTCTGGAAGCCCTCGGAGACAACGCCGTTGACCGCGCTGGCCTGCCACGCCCTGCTGCGGCGGGCGGCAGCGGAGGTCGGCGCCGATCCGGAGATCCACCAGCTGATCCAGGGCGGTGTGGAGGTGGGTGAGCACCTGGTCGACGACGAGCGGATCGCGCTGGTGAGCGCGACCGGGTCGGTGCGGATGGGACGCGCGGTCGGTCCGCGGGTGGCGGCCCGGTTCGGTCGCTGCCTGCTGGAGCTGGGCGGCAACAACGCCGCCGTCGTCGCACCCTCGGCCGATCTGGAACTGGCCACGCGCGGTGTGGTTTTCGCCGCGGCCGGCACGGCGGGGCAACGGTGCACCACGCTGCGGCGGCTCATCGCCCATGCCGACGTGGCGGATGCACTGGTGGGACGCATCGAGCAGGCGTATCACCAACTGCGCGTGGGTAATCCGCTGGAGGACGACGTGCTGGTGGGGCCGCTGATCAACGGCCGGGCCTACGCGGCGATGCAGGAGGCGATCGCCCGCGCCGTGGCCGACGGCGGCGAATTGGTCTGCGGCGCGGAGCGTCTCATGGTTTCCGGGGAGGACTCGTATTACGTGCGCCCGGCGATCGTCCGCATGCCCGCCCAGACGGCGGTGGTCCGCGAGGAGACCTTCGCGCCCATCCTGTACGTGCTCACCTATGAGGATTTCGATGCCGCCATCACGCTGCACAACGGTGTGCCGCAGGGGCTTTCGTCGGCGATCTTCACCGGCGACCAGCGCGAAGCCGAGCGTTTCCTGGCCGCCGACGGCTCCGACTGTGGTATCGCCAACGTCAATATCGGCACCTCGGGCGCGGAGATCGGCGGCGCTTTCGGGGGCGAGAAGCACACCGGAGGTGGTCGCGAATCCGGTTCGGACGCCTGGAAGGCTTATATGCGGCGCGCCACCAACACGATCAACTATTCCTCGGAACTCCCTCTGGCCCAAGGTATTCGGTTCGGATAG
- a CDS encoding patatin-like phospholipase family protein, with translation MSNGNRPQRRGLVIGCGGTLGAAWIVAALAAVRDALDWDPRTADVLVGTSAGAELVTVLGSGVGVDELVAMQDDSTTHPVLARHLRSGPGRFPPLPRLSVGAPRMALHRSRSQQRLLTAGSGLLPVGGGDAGWLERLATDLNPGRSWVAHPATWLVAMDYATGERVPFGAPGAPEAPIGAALRASWAVPGWFPPVRIGGRRYIDGGAASTASVDLLVPYDLDELVVLAPMASTGRIPAAGPGHYLERQLRNRMSAKLDAEIAAVRAAGTRVLRVDVTAADLAVMGPNFMDGRRRRDTFEHSLRSTRRTLERSEFV, from the coding sequence ATGAGTAACGGCAACCGGCCGCAACGGCGTGGTCTGGTGATCGGGTGTGGCGGCACGCTGGGTGCGGCATGGATCGTCGCGGCGCTGGCGGCGGTGCGCGACGCGCTGGACTGGGATCCGCGCACGGCGGACGTGCTGGTGGGCACCTCGGCGGGCGCGGAGCTGGTGACCGTGCTGGGCAGCGGCGTGGGCGTCGACGAGCTGGTCGCCATGCAGGACGACAGCACCACCCATCCGGTCCTGGCGCGGCATCTGCGCAGCGGGCCGGGCCGGTTTCCGCCACTGCCCCGGCTTTCGGTGGGGGCGCCGCGAATGGCCTTGCACCGCAGTCGTTCCCAGCAGCGGTTGCTGACCGCGGGCAGCGGTCTGCTCCCGGTCGGTGGCGGAGATGCGGGATGGCTGGAACGGCTGGCGACGGATCTGAATCCGGGCCGATCATGGGTCGCGCATCCGGCGACCTGGCTGGTCGCCATGGACTACGCGACCGGCGAACGAGTGCCCTTCGGCGCGCCGGGCGCTCCCGAGGCCCCGATCGGCGCGGCCCTGCGGGCCTCGTGGGCGGTGCCGGGCTGGTTCCCGCCGGTGCGAATCGGCGGGCGCCGCTACATCGACGGTGGCGCCGCGTCCACCGCATCGGTGGACCTGCTGGTTCCCTACGACCTGGACGAGCTGGTGGTGCTGGCGCCGATGGCGTCGACCGGCCGCATCCCGGCGGCCGGGCCGGGACACTATCTCGAGCGCCAGCTGCGAAACCGTATGAGCGCCAAGCTGGACGCGGAGATCGCGGCGGTCCGCGCCGCGGGCACCCGGGTGTTGCGCGTGGACGTCACGGCCGCCGACCTGGCCGTGATGGGTCCGAATTTCATGGACGGCCGCCGTCGCCGGGACACCTTCGAGCACAGCCTGCGCAGCACCCGCCGGACGCTCGAGCGAAGCGAATTCGTGTGA
- a CDS encoding SDR family oxidoreductase translates to MNVFGTGYPAIDLREARVLITGGGRGIGQATAELFAGKGSRVAVADVDGAAARAVAAALGGRAYELDVRDRAGWAAVVADLGGVDVLVNNAGVMPAGAFLAEPDAVGHTTIDVNVWGLIHGMRAVVPGMTERGRGHVVNVASLAGKIPLPGLAVYNASKFAAVGLSAATRLEFAEHGVSVSCVLPSAVRTRLSSGLALGHGLPTVDPEDVAAAIVKTCRTRRAEVAVPGYLDPVDLALAAAPEPAVRLVRRLFRGDRALHPSDRQTRAAYENQIRAIAENSGEDRPDIRNTDRTAIRTEYLGPEGVPRNS, encoded by the coding sequence ATGAACGTTTTCGGGACGGGTTATCCGGCCATCGATCTGCGCGAGGCCCGGGTGCTCATCACCGGCGGCGGGCGCGGGATCGGCCAGGCGACCGCGGAGTTGTTCGCGGGCAAAGGATCTCGGGTCGCCGTCGCGGATGTCGACGGGGCCGCGGCGCGGGCGGTCGCGGCGGCGCTCGGCGGGCGGGCCTACGAACTCGACGTGCGCGACCGCGCGGGATGGGCCGCGGTGGTCGCCGATCTCGGCGGTGTCGACGTGCTGGTCAACAATGCCGGGGTGATGCCCGCCGGAGCGTTCCTGGCGGAGCCGGATGCGGTGGGGCACACCACGATCGACGTCAATGTGTGGGGCCTGATCCACGGGATGCGCGCTGTGGTGCCGGGGATGACCGAGCGGGGGCGCGGGCATGTCGTGAACGTGGCCTCGCTGGCGGGGAAGATTCCGCTGCCCGGGCTGGCCGTGTACAACGCCAGCAAGTTCGCCGCCGTCGGTCTGTCGGCGGCGACCCGGCTGGAGTTCGCCGAGCACGGCGTCAGCGTCAGCTGCGTGCTGCCCTCGGCGGTGCGCACCCGGCTGTCGTCGGGGCTCGCGCTCGGCCACGGCCTGCCGACGGTCGACCCGGAGGATGTCGCCGCCGCGATCGTGAAGACCTGCCGGACCCGCCGCGCAGAGGTGGCCGTCCCGGGCTACCTCGACCCCGTCGACCTCGCCCTGGCCGCCGCCCCGGAACCGGCCGTGCGCCTGGTCCGTCGTCTCTTCCGCGGCGATCGTGCCCTGCACCCGTCGGACCGGCAGACCCGCGCCGCCTACGAGAACCAGATCCGCGCCATCGCCGAGAATTCCGGCGAGGACCGACCCGACATCCGGAACACCGACCGCACCGCTATCCGAACCGAATACCTTGGGCCAGAGGGAGTTCCGAGGAATAGTTGA
- a CDS encoding histidine phosphatase family protein → MRKVLRVDLVSHAMTDALRGARFPTDEPLTEAGRRAAAARDRLRADRVRTAPERRAVETAALLDLAGEQDARLRDLDAGAWRGAELTSVPPDELHAWLTDPEFRGHGGEAVVDVVERARQWLTAVAHEDTPTVAVTHPAVIRAALLVVLDAPPKSFWRMDIPPLSVTRLHYRGEWTLRFAA, encoded by the coding sequence GTGCGGAAGGTGCTGCGGGTCGATCTGGTCAGCCACGCCATGACCGACGCGCTGCGCGGAGCGCGTTTCCCGACCGACGAGCCACTGACCGAGGCCGGTCGCCGCGCCGCCGCCGCCCGCGACCGTCTCCGGGCCGATCGGGTCCGCACCGCGCCCGAGCGCCGAGCGGTCGAAACGGCGGCGCTGCTGGATTTGGCGGGCGAACAAGACGCTCGGCTACGCGATCTGGACGCGGGCGCGTGGCGCGGCGCGGAACTGACCTCGGTGCCACCGGACGAGCTGCACGCCTGGCTGACCGACCCGGAGTTCCGCGGGCACGGCGGCGAGGCCGTCGTCGATGTGGTCGAGCGGGCCCGGCAGTGGCTGACCGCTGTCGCGCACGAGGACACCCCGACCGTCGCCGTGACTCATCCCGCGGTCATCCGCGCCGCCCTGCTCGTCGTGCTCGATGCCCCGCCGAAGTCGTTCTGGCGCATGGACATCCCGCCGCTCAGCGTGACCCGGCTGCACTACCGCGGCGAGTGGACGCTGCGCTTCGCCGCGTGA
- a CDS encoding Lhr family ATP-dependent helicase: MSATVRPPAEVGRFLVGSAPITIVSPPAPKTFDLSVRVPVADMTEPDQTAESDNPGSIWPHVDSAIVDLVLAHRSSIVFANSRRLSERLTARLNEAYAERLGEPVASEHAPPAQLGPSTEVTHGGSALLARAHHGSVSKEQRALIEDDLKSGRLRCVVATSSLELGIDMGAVDLVVQVEAPPSVASGLQRVGRAGHQVGEVSRGVIFPKHRTDVVHCAVASMRMSAGQIEELRMPAHPLDILAQQTVAACALEPIDADTWFETVRGTGSYASLPRSAYESVLDLLSGRYPSDEFAELRPRVVWDRDSGTVTGRPGAQRLAVTSGGAIPDRGLFPVFMVGERASRVGELDEEMVYESRVGDVFALGATSWRIEEITHDRVLVSPAFGLPGRLPFWHGDSLGRPAELGAALGEFIRKASQAVDRAPTTQLNALLHPAPRPPAALYTDDSQATAPANTPEPKHTTAPRNATTTPNATAPHSTTEPPKAAQPPGATEPPNSAKTPTAEESPDAAATHSTTEHPKAAQPSGATEPPDAAETSAAEEPSGGDVAESVGRGTRAHPRTGGSAAKARVAGESGRARPPVLARAAAELNDLEQVVHAAGLDEFATANLVSLLADQRQATGHLPTDRLLLVERFRDELGDWRLILHSPYGLPVHAPWALAVGSRLRERFGVDAAPTASDDGVVVRLPDTTDDPPGAELFVFEPDEIDELVTEQVGASALFASRFRECAARALLLPRRDPGRRAPLWQQRQRSAQLLDVARKFPDFPILLETARECLQDVYDLAALRELLAGVARRKLRLVEVETAAPSPFANALLFDYIGQFMYEGDSPLAERRAAALSLDSALLAELLGRVELRELLDAAVLEQTERELQRLTPERQARDAEGLADLLRLLGPLTAEEAAQRCLDDPRPWFEELARTRRALAVSFAGASWWAVVEDASRLRDALGVPLPIGTPAAFIEPVADPLGDLVGRYARTHGPFTLDAVARRFGIGPAVAATALHRLAGEKRVVEGEFTPGSAGTEWCDSQVLRRLRRRSLAAARKEVEPVATAAFARFLPAWQHVGTGELRGVDGVATVVEQLAGVPIPASAWESLILPSRVRDYSPAMLDELLATGEVIWSGHGSITAKDGWIALHPADQANLTLPPPDDIDFTETQLQLLLTLGATIIPESPASGPETPAHTTPSRSSPRPATSPPRTRTRPAPGADPTAPRDNGPSTASNSWAAPQPATPQSDTAPPNDTEAPANSAAGTASSHIQGTSQSDTTPPNDAEAPANSAAGAASSRIRSTSQNDTAPPNDTEAPANSAAGAASSHTRSTSQNDTAPPNNTEAPADSTVGVTSGRVQVVPGAGGAYFFRQLSDATGLLDDAAVVAALWELVWAGYVAGDTFTPVRAMLSGTTRSTTAHRAPRRTPRGRVYLPRATMPTRTGPPSAAGRWSLLPERASDNTIRAHATADVLLERYGVLTRGSVQGEGVPGGFALLYRVLTEFEDRGRCRRGYFVDSLGGAQFSTTDVVDRLRTFDTERPRRDEGTTLALAACDPANPYGAALPWPKGPEGGGHRPGRKAGALVVLADGELALYLERGGKTLLTFTEDPRIRARSAAALAALVHDRRVDSLVIDRVDGESVHGNTFATFLTEAGFAATPRGFRLRGKP, encoded by the coding sequence CTGTCGGCGACGGTCCGGCCGCCCGCGGAGGTGGGCCGGTTCCTGGTGGGTTCCGCGCCGATCACGATCGTGTCGCCCCCGGCTCCGAAGACGTTCGACCTGTCGGTGCGGGTGCCCGTGGCCGATATGACGGAGCCGGACCAGACCGCCGAGTCGGACAATCCGGGCTCGATCTGGCCGCACGTCGATTCGGCGATCGTGGATCTCGTGCTGGCGCACCGCTCGTCGATCGTGTTCGCCAATTCTCGGCGGCTGTCCGAGCGGCTCACGGCCCGGCTGAACGAGGCGTACGCCGAACGGCTCGGCGAGCCCGTCGCGTCGGAGCACGCCCCGCCCGCCCAGCTGGGCCCGTCCACCGAGGTGACGCACGGTGGTTCGGCGTTGCTGGCGCGCGCCCATCACGGATCGGTGAGCAAGGAGCAGCGCGCGCTCATCGAGGACGATCTGAAGAGCGGTCGGCTGCGGTGCGTGGTCGCCACCAGCAGCCTGGAACTCGGGATCGATATGGGCGCGGTGGACCTGGTGGTCCAGGTGGAGGCACCCCCGTCGGTGGCGAGCGGGCTGCAGCGGGTCGGGCGGGCCGGGCATCAGGTCGGCGAGGTGTCGCGCGGCGTGATCTTCCCGAAGCACCGCACCGACGTCGTCCACTGCGCCGTGGCGTCGATGCGGATGTCGGCCGGGCAGATCGAGGAGCTGCGGATGCCCGCCCACCCACTGGACATCCTGGCCCAGCAGACGGTCGCGGCCTGCGCGCTGGAGCCGATCGACGCCGACACCTGGTTCGAAACCGTCCGGGGCACCGGCAGTTACGCGTCGCTGCCGCGGTCGGCCTACGAGTCGGTACTGGATCTGCTGTCGGGCCGCTACCCCTCCGACGAGTTCGCCGAGCTGCGCCCGCGCGTGGTGTGGGATCGCGACTCCGGCACGGTCACCGGCCGCCCCGGCGCGCAGCGACTCGCGGTCACCTCCGGCGGCGCGATCCCCGACCGCGGCCTGTTCCCGGTCTTCATGGTCGGCGAACGTGCCTCGCGCGTAGGCGAACTCGACGAGGAGATGGTCTACGAGTCCCGCGTCGGCGACGTGTTCGCCCTGGGCGCGACGAGCTGGCGCATCGAGGAGATCACCCACGACCGCGTCCTGGTCTCCCCCGCCTTCGGTCTACCCGGCCGCCTCCCGTTCTGGCACGGCGATTCCCTCGGCCGCCCCGCCGAACTGGGCGCAGCCCTGGGCGAATTCATCCGCAAGGCGAGCCAAGCGGTCGACCGCGCCCCCACCACCCAACTGAACGCACTACTCCACCCGGCACCTCGGCCACCCGCCGCCCTCTACACCGACGACAGTCAAGCCACCGCCCCGGCCAACACACCGGAACCGAAGCACACCACAGCACCCCGCAACGCCACGACCACCCCAAATGCCACAGCACCCCACAGCACCACCGAACCTCCGAAAGCCGCACAGCCCCCTGGCGCTACAGAACCACCCAACTCCGCGAAGACCCCCACCGCCGAGGAATCACCCGACGCCGCAGCGACCCACAGCACCACGGAACATCCGAAAGCCGCACAGCCCTCCGGTGCTACAGAACCTCCCGATGCCGCGGAGACCTCCGCTGCCGAGGAACCTTCGGGTGGGGATGTCGCGGAGTCCGTAGGGCGGGGCACCCGGGCGCATCCGCGTACCGGCGGGTCCGCGGCGAAGGCACGGGTTGCCGGTGAGTCCGGTCGTGCGCGACCACCGGTCCTCGCGAGGGCGGCTGCCGAGCTGAATGATCTCGAGCAGGTGGTGCATGCCGCCGGGCTGGATGAGTTCGCGACGGCGAATCTGGTGTCGCTGCTGGCGGATCAGCGGCAGGCCACGGGGCATCTGCCGACCGATCGTTTGCTGCTGGTGGAGCGTTTCCGCGACGAGCTCGGCGACTGGCGGCTGATCCTGCACTCGCCGTACGGGCTGCCGGTGCACGCCCCGTGGGCGCTGGCGGTGGGCTCGCGGCTGCGCGAACGGTTCGGGGTGGACGCCGCGCCCACGGCCTCCGACGACGGCGTCGTGGTCCGACTGCCCGACACCACCGACGACCCGCCCGGCGCCGAGCTGTTCGTGTTCGAGCCGGACGAGATCGATGAACTGGTGACCGAGCAGGTCGGCGCCTCGGCGCTGTTCGCGTCCCGCTTTCGGGAGTGCGCGGCGCGGGCACTGCTGCTGCCGCGCCGCGATCCGGGCCGCCGCGCCCCGCTGTGGCAGCAGCGACAGCGCTCCGCCCAATTGCTCGATGTGGCACGCAAATTCCCCGATTTCCCGATCCTGCTGGAGACGGCGCGCGAATGCCTGCAGGACGTCTACGACCTGGCGGCGCTGCGGGAGCTGCTGGCCGGAGTGGCCCGGCGCAAGCTGCGGCTGGTGGAGGTGGAGACCGCCGCGCCGTCACCGTTCGCCAACGCGCTGCTGTTCGACTACATCGGCCAGTTCATGTACGAGGGCGACAGCCCGCTGGCCGAACGCCGCGCCGCCGCCCTGTCGCTGGATTCCGCCCTGCTGGCCGAGCTGCTGGGCCGGGTCGAACTGCGCGAGCTGCTGGACGCGGCGGTACTCGAACAGACCGAGCGGGAACTACAGCGGCTGACGCCCGAGCGGCAGGCCCGCGACGCCGAGGGCCTCGCCGATCTACTGCGCCTGCTCGGCCCGCTCACGGCCGAGGAGGCCGCGCAGCGATGCCTGGACGATCCGCGACCATGGTTCGAGGAGCTGGCGAGAACCCGTCGCGCGCTGGCGGTCTCGTTCGCCGGGGCGAGCTGGTGGGCGGTGGTGGAGGACGCGTCCCGGCTGCGCGACGCGCTGGGCGTGCCACTGCCGATCGGTACGCCCGCCGCCTTCATCGAACCCGTCGCCGATCCGCTGGGCGATCTGGTCGGCCGCTACGCCCGCACGCACGGCCCGTTCACCCTGGACGCGGTCGCCCGCCGCTTCGGGATCGGCCCCGCGGTCGCCGCCACCGCGCTGCATCGACTCGCCGGCGAGAAACGCGTCGTGGAAGGCGAATTCACGCCGGGCTCGGCGGGCACCGAATGGTGCGACAGCCAGGTACTGCGGAGACTGCGCCGACGGTCGCTGGCCGCCGCCCGCAAGGAGGTGGAACCGGTCGCGACGGCGGCGTTCGCCCGCTTCCTGCCCGCCTGGCAACACGTCGGCACCGGCGAACTGCGCGGTGTGGACGGGGTCGCCACGGTGGTGGAACAGCTTGCGGGAGTACCCATTCCGGCATCCGCCTGGGAATCGCTGATCCTCCCGTCCCGAGTCCGCGACTACTCCCCCGCCATGCTCGACGAACTACTCGCCACCGGCGAGGTCATCTGGTCCGGCCACGGCTCGATCACCGCCAAGGACGGCTGGATCGCCCTACATCCCGCCGACCAAGCGAACCTCACCCTCCCACCCCCCGACGACATCGACTTCACCGAAACCCAGCTGCAACTGCTCCTCACCCTGGGCGCCACGATCATCCCCGAATCCCCCGCCTCGGGCCCTGAAACACCAGCTCACACCACACCTTCCCGCAGTAGCCCCCGCCCGGCGACCAGCCCGCCTCGAACCAGGACCCGTCCGGCACCAGGCGCGGACCCCACAGCACCCCGCGACAATGGGCCGTCCACCGCCTCGAACAGCTGGGCCGCCCCACAGCCAGCCACGCCACAGAGCGACACCGCCCCGCCGAACGACACTGAGGCACCGGCCAATTCAGCAGCAGGCACCGCATCCAGCCACATTCAAGGCACATCGCAGAGCGACACCACCCCGCCGAATGACGCTGAGGCACCGGCCAATTCAGCAGCGGGCGCGGCATCCAGCCGCATTCGAAGCACATCACAGAACGACACCGCCCCGCCGAATGACACTGAGGCACCGGCCAATTCAGCAGCGGGCGCGGCATCCAGCCACACTCGAAGCACATCACAGAACGACACCGCCCCGCCGAACAACACTGAGGCACCGGCGGATTCGACGGTGGGGGTGACCTCCGGGCGTGTTCAGGTGGTGCCGGGTGCGGGTGGGGCTTACTTCTTCCGGCAGCTTTCCGATGCCACCGGGCTGCTCGATGATGCCGCGGTGGTGGCGGCGCTGTGGGAACTGGTGTGGGCCGGTTATGTCGCCGGAGATACCTTTACGCCGGTGCGGGCCATGCTGTCGGGAACCACCCGCAGTACCACGGCACACCGCGCACCGCGTCGCACCCCGCGCGGGCGGGTGTATCTGCCCCGGGCGACCATGCCGACGCGGACCGGGCCGCCGAGTGCGGCCGGGCGCTGGTCACTGCTTCCGGAACGTGCCTCGGACAACACGATTCGCGCTCACGCCACCGCCGATGTGTTGCTGGAGCGATACGGTGTGCTCACCCGCGGGTCGGTACAGGGCGAGGGCGTTCCGGGCGGTTTCGCCCTGTTGTACCGCGTGCTCACCGAATTCGAGGACCGCGGCCGCTGCCGTCGCGGTTACTTCGTGGATTCGCTGGGCGGCGCGCAGTTCTCCACCACCGACGTCGTCGACCGGCTGCGAACGTTCGACACCGAGCGCCCGCGGCGCGACGAGGGCACGACGCTGGCGCTGGCGGCCTGCGATCCGGCCAACCCCTACGGCGCGGCGCTACCGTGGCCGAAGGGCCCGGAAGGCGGTGGCCACCGACCGGGCCGCAAGGCCGGTGCCCTGGTGGTGCTCGCCGACGGCGAACTCGCCCTGTACCTCGAGCGCGGCGGCAAGACCCTGCTCACCTTCACCGAGGACCCGCGGATTCGCGCGCGGTCCGCCGCCGCCCTCGCCGCGCTCGTCCACGACCGCCGGGTCGACTCGCTGGTGATCGACCGGGTGGACGGGGAATCCGTGCACGGGAACACCTTCGCCACCTTCCTCACGGAGGCGGGTTTCGCCGCGACGCCCCGCGGTTTCCGATTGCGCGGCAAGCCGTGA
- the hpnE gene encoding hydroxysqualene dehydroxylase HpnE — MGEDRRRYVVIGGGLAGLAAAVWLAEAGKQVTLLERRRRLGGRTQAMRAEQVDDTPDNGQHVIASGYVHLFRYLETIGTRRFVAFPQRATLRWPDGRKADLVTTGAGALQTLFGAHPSASPLDRLRAARATLRLGWQCLHQPADLADLTTEQWFRRVGMPATAREAIWDWLALGIAAEPVQRESAKVFADVMATGLRLALANRIPVTIGYPTVDLDTLYITGALELFERHGVEVRYRAVARRIHLRDREVTGVLLADGRVVEADAVVCAVPNSNIGGLLDELPEHAEIYSAADKLGCTPIVSTNLYLDRALGTQTEFEALIGGTGVIDEVFDRQRMHGRDTGAGWLYCLTTSGAYEQIHKSNEEIVAEQLALLRRYYPAASAAKVVAAQAVKMPKATFSQVLGTHGLRPPQRTSVPSLVLAGDWTATDWSATMESAVQSAAKAVDLLLELPSQT, encoded by the coding sequence ATGGGCGAGGACCGGCGTCGCTACGTCGTCATCGGAGGCGGCCTGGCCGGGCTCGCCGCCGCGGTCTGGCTGGCCGAGGCCGGCAAACAGGTCACCCTGCTGGAGCGCCGCCGCCGTTTGGGCGGTCGCACGCAGGCCATGCGCGCCGAGCAGGTGGACGACACCCCGGACAATGGGCAGCACGTCATCGCCAGCGGTTATGTCCACCTGTTCCGCTACCTCGAAACCATCGGCACCCGCCGGTTCGTCGCCTTCCCGCAGCGAGCGACGCTGCGCTGGCCGGACGGCCGCAAGGCCGACCTGGTGACCACCGGCGCCGGTGCGCTCCAGACACTGTTCGGCGCGCATCCGAGCGCGAGCCCGCTGGACCGGCTCCGGGCCGCGCGCGCCACCCTGCGGTTGGGGTGGCAATGCCTGCACCAGCCCGCCGACCTGGCCGATCTCACCACCGAACAGTGGTTCCGGCGCGTCGGCATGCCCGCCACCGCCCGCGAGGCCATCTGGGACTGGCTGGCACTGGGTATCGCGGCCGAACCGGTGCAGCGCGAATCGGCGAAGGTCTTCGCCGACGTGATGGCGACCGGACTGCGCCTCGCTCTGGCCAACCGGATCCCCGTGACCATCGGCTACCCGACGGTCGATCTGGACACGCTCTACATCACCGGCGCGCTCGAACTGTTCGAGCGGCACGGCGTGGAGGTGCGCTACCGCGCGGTGGCGCGCCGGATCCACCTTCGAGACAGGGAGGTCACCGGGGTGTTGCTGGCCGACGGCAGGGTCGTCGAGGCCGACGCGGTGGTCTGTGCCGTACCCAACTCCAATATCGGCGGCTTGCTCGACGAACTCCCCGAACATGCCGAAATCTATTCCGCCGCGGACAAATTGGGTTGCACGCCGATCGTCAGCACCAACCTCTACCTGGACCGCGCGCTGGGCACGCAGACCGAGTTCGAGGCGCTCATCGGCGGGACCGGAGTCATCGACGAGGTGTTCGACCGGCAACGTATGCACGGCCGCGACACCGGCGCCGGGTGGCTGTACTGCCTGACCACCAGCGGGGCCTACGAGCAGATCCACAAGAGCAACGAGGAGATCGTCGCCGAGCAGTTGGCGCTGCTTCGGCGCTACTACCCCGCCGCTTCGGCCGCGAAAGTCGTTGCGGCCCAAGCGGTGAAGATGCCAAAGGCCACCTTCTCGCAGGTGCTGGGCACGCACGGGCTGCGGCCGCCGCAGCGGACCTCGGTGCCGTCGCTGGTGCTGGCGGGCGACTGGACCGCCACCGACTGGTCGGCCACGATGGAGAGTGCCGTACAGAGCGCGGCGAAAGCGGTGGACCTGCTGCTCGAGCTACCGTCGCAGACGTGA
- a CDS encoding TetR/AcrR family transcriptional regulator has product MARLTRSESQARTRADLLATARDLFLTEGYARTSLERVADAAGYSKGAVYSNFRTKSQLCLDVLADIHERKFTEISALLADEGDLEQRLARFQEWAERTLGDVGWTMLEFEFAIVAREDPQLQAALVSNLALVRGMVAAQLETLADAFGARLPMSAADAATTVLSMGLGLGIQRAIDPSLPARLITDAVRTLVRPGPPVTRRSAASTRRGSAAGSR; this is encoded by the coding sequence ATGGCCCGACTGACCCGCTCCGAGAGCCAGGCCCGCACCCGCGCCGATCTGCTCGCGACCGCGCGTGACCTGTTCCTGACCGAGGGCTACGCGCGCACGAGTCTGGAGCGGGTCGCCGACGCGGCCGGGTATTCCAAGGGCGCGGTCTACTCCAACTTCCGCACCAAGTCCCAGCTCTGCCTCGACGTGCTCGCTGATATTCACGAACGGAAGTTCACCGAGATCAGCGCGCTGCTGGCCGACGAGGGCGATCTGGAGCAGCGGCTGGCGCGGTTTCAGGAATGGGCCGAGCGCACCCTGGGCGATGTCGGCTGGACCATGCTGGAATTCGAGTTCGCCATCGTCGCCCGCGAGGACCCGCAGTTGCAGGCCGCGCTGGTGTCGAACCTGGCGCTGGTGCGCGGCATGGTCGCCGCTCAGCTCGAGACGCTGGCCGACGCCTTCGGCGCGCGGCTGCCGATGTCCGCCGCGGATGCCGCCACGACCGTGCTGAGCATGGGCCTCGGGCTGGGCATCCAGCGGGCGATCGATCCGTCCCTGCCCGCCCGGCTGATCACCGACGCGGTGCGGACGCTGGTGCGGCCCGGGCCGCCCGTCACGCGGCGAAGCGCAGCGTCCACTCGCCGCGGTAGTGCAGCCGGGTCACGCTGA